A genomic segment from Candidatus Leptovillus gracilis encodes:
- a CDS encoding immune inhibitor A, whose amino-acid sequence MTRHARCFLTIVILVAAAAWFLGLRGEVDELLSGVPPAYSGPVFELDSLEHTQTLSYSSVELRTQFGKMVGQPSAPIGVALVTQPGQSEVFWVVDEVSGGTYQITATLRYAGEQTLIYVDNHIEVDQQALEQAALNFEMYIYYPTMDLFSPEAPLGFESDSRLTILHTPLASAGGYFSQADTEPIEVNRFSNQRNMFVIGSDSYLPGDDGYLMILAHELQHMIHASLQPNSPAWFNEGMSMLAQDLNGYIDDDLALIYLANPDISLTDWAQNASETGEYYGAAQLFLRYFYQQYGGVEILPELLRAGAGSNPQVFVQFAREIRPDISSFSELVADWAVANLVNDANVGDGRYAYDGLPTQARPLGIMGSSVLATVNQMGVDYLDVGNGPRLVEFDGDDAVSLTGARPKRGDWMWWSGRGDAQVTTLTRAFDLRGVAQAALHFSVWYELERHFDYAYVTVSVNGGETWQTLSGQVTNREDPHGNNLGEGLTGVSGYPGINPEQGRRGRWVQERMDLAPYTGQQILLRFWVVNDPSYNAPAILNVKLANRSRSRYTITKSQKGVM is encoded by the coding sequence ATGACTCGACACGCCCGATGTTTCTTGACTATCGTGATTCTGGTCGCAGCCGCGGCCTGGTTTCTCGGTCTGCGCGGAGAGGTGGATGAACTCCTTAGCGGTGTGCCGCCAGCTTATAGCGGCCCGGTCTTTGAGCTAGACAGCCTCGAACACACGCAGACTCTGTCCTATTCGTCAGTGGAACTGCGCACGCAATTTGGCAAGATGGTTGGTCAACCCTCCGCACCGATTGGCGTCGCCCTGGTTACCCAACCTGGACAATCAGAAGTGTTTTGGGTAGTTGATGAAGTGTCAGGAGGAACCTACCAGATTACCGCTACTCTGCGCTATGCTGGTGAACAGACATTGATTTACGTAGATAATCACATTGAGGTCGATCAGCAGGCCCTGGAACAGGCCGCCCTGAACTTCGAGATGTATATTTACTACCCCACCATGGATTTATTTAGCCCAGAGGCTCCCCTTGGGTTTGAAAGCGATTCGCGTTTGACAATCTTACACACCCCATTAGCCAGCGCTGGCGGTTATTTCTCCCAAGCTGACACTGAACCAATAGAAGTCAACCGTTTCAGTAATCAGCGCAATATGTTTGTGATCGGCTCCGACTCATACTTGCCGGGCGATGATGGCTACCTGATGATCCTGGCGCATGAATTGCAACACATGATTCACGCCAGTTTGCAACCAAATAGCCCGGCCTGGTTTAACGAGGGAATGTCCATGTTGGCGCAGGACCTAAACGGTTACATAGACGACGACCTGGCCCTGATATACCTGGCCAATCCCGACATCAGTTTGACGGACTGGGCTCAGAATGCTTCCGAGACGGGTGAATATTATGGCGCGGCGCAGCTTTTTTTGCGCTATTTTTATCAGCAGTACGGAGGTGTGGAGATACTTCCCGAACTACTGCGTGCCGGCGCCGGCAGCAATCCGCAGGTCTTTGTTCAATTCGCGAGGGAAATCCGTCCGGATATTAGTAGTTTCAGCGAACTGGTGGCCGATTGGGCGGTGGCCAACCTAGTAAATGATGCCAATGTCGGTGATGGCCGTTATGCTTACGATGGACTACCTACACAGGCCAGGCCGCTGGGGATAATGGGCAGCAGTGTGTTAGCCACTGTCAACCAGATGGGCGTGGATTACCTGGACGTGGGGAATGGGCCACGCTTGGTGGAATTCGATGGCGACGATGCTGTATCCTTGACTGGCGCCCGTCCCAAACGGGGAGATTGGATGTGGTGGAGCGGGCGGGGCGACGCCCAAGTAACAACCTTAACCAGAGCTTTTGACCTCCGAGGTGTGGCGCAAGCCGCCTTGCATTTTTCAGTCTGGTACGAGCTCGAGCGGCATTTTGACTATGCCTACGTAACGGTCTCGGTGAACGGTGGCGAGACCTGGCAAACCCTATCGGGGCAGGTCACCAACCGTGAGGATCCCCATGGAAACAACTTGGGCGAGGGGTTGACCGGCGTCAGCGGGTATCCGGGTATAAACCCCGAGCAGGGCCGGCGTGGACGCTGGGTACAGGAGCGCATGGATCTGGCACCTTACACCGGGCAGCAGATTTTACTGCGTTTCTGGGTGGTTAACGACCCATCCTATAATGCCCCAGCAATTCTAAATGTAAAACTTGCGAACAGAAGTAGATCGCGCTATACCATCACCAAAAGCCAAAAAGGGGTGATGTGA
- a CDS encoding tetratricopeptide repeat protein — translation MAEHNLPAPTSPIIGRERELSELAALLQHEAFRLVTLTGPGGVGKTRLALEVAYHLLPNFSHGVFFIALDPLQDPELLPATIAAALGVAECGGETVTETLRLALAKRQLLLVLDNFEHLIMAAPVVSDLLAAAPQLRVLATSREWLRLRGEHNYPVNPLATPAPDQLNQALSAAVVASFSAVELFRQRATAAMRSFELTPANAAAVAEICARLDGLPLAIELAAARLPLWGSAEALQSRLGSAWQHLKGGARDLPAHQQTLQATMEWSYELLAPEEQKLFRRLAAFVGGCTLEAAATVCDADADLGVDLWDGMAALVDKNLLRQAGEPDGEPRFVMLQTIHAFALEQLRSSGEQDRLQQAHANCFLALAEEAAPELKSASVNRWLEILEQEHDNFRAALGWCRREKRLALMLRLSAALAYFWYLRGYTREGLQVLTGVLSEIQGEVVDTLLHISALRGAGMLAVAQGEYAAAQNFFEDGLAIAQRMEDWDGMARALGNLGIIADHQGDFPAAQSYYERALSLAQEYGNKNTVAAALLNLGTVAYALGDPTAAVSYFERCSPLMEETADLHGAALALGNLGSLALYQGDRTAAQSYLERSHTIAETLGDKRQSAVVLADLGLVAVTQGEHELARSRARQSLVLAQELGDWPTTVEVLRTLAILEAATGSAERAARLHGVDAGQREVMGVILNPLDEAKYERGLQPARQKLGAKGFATALAAGKAMGLEEAVTFAFHSLTPTTAPENETDRQKESMDKTGELTRRELEVLRLVSQGMTDAQVAETLVISPRTVNAHLTSIYGKLDVNSRTAAARRALEQGLV, via the coding sequence TTGGCCGAACATAACCTGCCTGCACCAACATCACCTATAATTGGGCGCGAGCGCGAGCTGTCAGAGTTGGCTGCTTTGCTGCAGCATGAAGCGTTTCGCTTGGTGACACTGACTGGACCTGGAGGAGTAGGAAAGACACGGCTTGCTTTAGAAGTGGCCTACCACTTGCTGCCCAACTTCAGCCATGGAGTTTTTTTCATCGCGCTCGATCCGTTGCAGGATCCGGAGCTGTTGCCGGCCACAATTGCCGCTGCTCTGGGCGTGGCGGAATGTGGAGGTGAAACCGTGACCGAGACGTTACGCCTGGCGCTTGCCAAACGCCAGCTCCTGTTGGTGCTGGACAATTTCGAGCATCTCATCATGGCGGCACCGGTGGTTTCCGATTTGCTGGCGGCTGCTCCACAGCTGCGTGTACTGGCAACCAGCCGTGAATGGTTGCGACTGCGCGGTGAGCACAACTACCCGGTTAACCCGCTGGCGACGCCTGCTCCCGATCAGCTGAATCAGGCCTTGTCGGCGGCGGTAGTCGCCTCCTTCTCTGCGGTAGAACTGTTCCGGCAGCGGGCGACAGCCGCCATGCGGTCGTTTGAATTGACACCGGCCAATGCCGCTGCTGTGGCCGAGATTTGTGCTCGGCTGGACGGGTTACCGTTGGCCATCGAGCTGGCAGCGGCTCGCCTGCCCCTTTGGGGGAGCGCCGAGGCGCTCCAGAGTCGGTTGGGGAGCGCCTGGCAGCACCTCAAAGGCGGCGCTCGCGACCTGCCGGCGCACCAGCAGACGCTGCAGGCAACGATGGAGTGGAGCTACGAACTACTGGCCCCGGAGGAACAGAAGTTGTTCCGGCGGCTGGCGGCGTTTGTTGGTGGTTGCACACTGGAGGCTGCCGCGACGGTGTGCGATGCTGATGCGGATCTAGGCGTTGACCTGTGGGACGGTATGGCTGCGCTGGTGGATAAAAACCTGCTGCGCCAAGCCGGCGAACCAGACGGCGAACCGCGCTTTGTGATGCTTCAGACGATCCACGCGTTTGCCCTAGAACAGCTGCGCAGCAGCGGGGAGCAGGACCGTTTGCAGCAGGCACACGCCAACTGTTTCCTGGCGCTGGCCGAGGAAGCAGCGCCGGAATTGAAAAGCGCCAGCGTGAACCGCTGGCTTGAGATCCTGGAGCAAGAGCATGACAACTTCCGCGCCGCACTCGGATGGTGCCGCAGAGAAAAACGGTTGGCGCTCATGCTCCGGCTATCCGCTGCCCTGGCCTACTTCTGGTATCTGCGTGGCTATACACGGGAAGGCCTGCAGGTGCTCACAGGCGTCCTGTCGGAAATTCAGGGGGAGGTCGTCGATACACTGCTCCACATTAGCGCACTGCGGGGCGCCGGCATGCTGGCGGTGGCGCAAGGAGAGTATGCAGCCGCACAGAATTTTTTCGAAGATGGGCTGGCAATCGCTCAGAGAATGGAAGACTGGGATGGAATGGCCAGAGCGCTTGGTAACCTGGGTATCATCGCAGACCACCAGGGTGATTTCCCGGCAGCACAGTCTTATTACGAGAGAGCGCTGTCCCTTGCTCAGGAGTACGGTAACAAGAACACTGTTGCGGCCGCACTGCTTAATCTAGGTACAGTCGCCTATGCGTTAGGCGATCCTACGGCGGCGGTTTCCTATTTCGAGCGCTGTTCACCCTTGATGGAAGAGACGGCCGACCTGCACGGGGCGGCCCTGGCCCTGGGCAATCTCGGCAGCCTGGCTTTGTACCAAGGTGACAGAACCGCAGCTCAGTCTTACCTCGAACGTAGCCACACCATCGCTGAAACCTTGGGAGACAAGCGACAATCGGCCGTTGTTCTGGCCGATCTGGGCTTGGTGGCTGTGACGCAGGGCGAGCATGAGTTAGCCCGGTCCCGTGCCAGGCAGAGCTTGGTCCTGGCACAAGAGCTGGGGGACTGGCCAACGACAGTGGAGGTATTACGCACCCTGGCAATCCTTGAAGCTGCCACTGGCTCGGCCGAGCGGGCGGCGCGCTTACACGGAGTAGATGCAGGCCAGCGTGAAGTGATGGGGGTGATCCTAAACCCTCTTGACGAGGCGAAGTATGAGCGAGGTCTACAGCCGGCGCGCCAGAAGTTGGGCGCTAAAGGCTTCGCCACGGCACTGGCAGCGGGCAAGGCGATGGGCTTGGAAGAAGCGGTTACATTCGCGTTTCACTCCCTGACGCCGACCACCGCGCCGGAGAATGAGACTGACCGCCAAAAAGAGAGTATGGACAAAACAGGTGAACTCACGCGGCGCGAACTGGAGGTGCTGCGCTTGGTGTCGCAAGGGATGACCGATGCCCAAGTGGCCGAAACCCTGGTGATTAGCCCTCGTACGGTCAATGCTCATCTAACCTCCATCTATGGAAAGCTGGACGTCAACTCGCGCACGGCAGCCGCCCGCCGCGCGCTCGAACAGGGACTGGTCTGA